The following are encoded in a window of Cryptococcus gattii WM276 chromosome M, complete sequence genomic DNA:
- a CDS encoding Delayed-type hypersensitivity antigen - related protein (Similar to TIGR gene model, INSD accession AAW46881.1): MYSSVIVTLLFGALLSLPVIYANSPWLGCVLTTSVIAVGSVSSRQSSNGVCSTYCAGRNYPYAYYIGGILLGKNCYCGSEANIISPANYVAPSTSLATDCLAILQAGVFDTSSTFSYTGCYAPSGLLSAIINTATGVLGTTVSSPRACFQMCANTPAAYYTPYLLGLSTLTPRYGCVCGGETVVSGAPTLCGLGQFYAYSHSAAAAVSALPKRRRAHEIILAQKRSEMIKERNWDCPTGMQACNIVGVANSWECIDAITELESCGGCTYGDYSANGNSSEPTGIDCTALAGVLRGSVTCSDGKCEAFACKRGWALRDGECVKTFTFQL, from the exons ATGTACTCATCCGTCATTGTGACTTTACTGTTTGGCGCTCTCCTTTCTCTCCCAGTCATCTACGCTAATTCTCCTTGGCTTGGTTGCGTCCTTACGACTTCAGTGATCGCTGTTGGTAGCGTGAGCTCCCGACAGAGTTCGAATGGCGTCTGCTCA ACTTACTGTGCCGGGAGAAACTATCCTTATGCGTACTATATCGGGGGGATCCTTCTTGGTAAAAACTGCTACTGTGGTAGTGAGGCCAACATCATTAGCCCTGCCAACTACGTCGCTCCCAGCACATCCCTCGCCACTGACTGCCTGGCTATCCTTCAAGCCGGT GTCTTCGACACTTCTTCTACCTTTTCCTACACCGGCTGCTATGCCCCATCTGGTCTGCTTTCCGCCATAATCAACACTGCTACTGGCGTTCTCGGTACCACTGTCTCATCTCCCCGAGCTTGTTTCCAGATGTGCGCCAATACCCCCGCGGCTTACTATACACCCTATCTCTTGGGACTTTCGACCCTCACTCCTCGTTACGGTTGTGTTTGCGGCGGCGAGACTGTGGTCTCTGGTGCTCCTACCCTCTGTGGTCTCGGCCAGTTCTATGCTTACAGTCACTCTGCTGCGGCGGCTGTTAGCGCGCTTCCCAAGAGGAGGCGAGCTCACGAGATAATCCTTGCTCAGAAAAGGTCTGAGATGATCAAGGAGAGGAACTGGGACTGCCCTACCGGTATGCAAGCTTGTAACATTGTCGGAGTGGCCAACTCTTGGGAA TGCATTGACGCTATTACGGAACTTGAATCATGCGGTGGTTGCACTTACGGTGATTATAGTGCCAATGGTAACTCCTCCGAGCCCACAGGTATCGA TTGTACTGCTCTTGCCGGTGTACTACGAGGTTCCGTAACTTGTTCTGACGGCAAGTGCGAGGCCTTTGCTTGCAAGCGCGGATGGGCTCTTCGTGACGGAGAATGCGTCAAAACCTTTACCTTCCAGCTGTAA
- a CDS encoding Hypothetical protein (Similar to SGTC gene model, INSD accession EAL17509.1; CNBM0760) produces MTRPVLLLSYRPIQRLRPAGCMRTYASNSNPAATSAPTISGGPQAPLEYCSSLVQKMDPEAWLCSYFWPKREKAWWLAWRAFNLELHSISTTVSQPALASIRFQFWRDTLKGIFASNSQNQNIPQHPVAVLLANMKRHRPVQKYYLSQLIDVRAKALSLPPAAASLESHLSIHSPLSTSLLLGPLPILLPPTHASSAHISHTLSHVSTLLTVVSLLRNLPILISQKRQISLPADICEKYGIIEEELFRKGAEAKGFRDACWEIGTRGMDELITARRDLKETGGKVMPNSVMPIFLSAVPPENYLKRLEKYDFDVFHPELQKHDWRLAPKIWYKYQTGKL; encoded by the exons ATGACGAGACCTGTACTCCTGCTTTCTTACCGGCCTATCCAGCGCCTCCGTCCGGCCGGCTGCATGAGGACTTACGCTTCCAATTCCAATCCGGCAGCCACATCTGCTCCAACTATATCAGGCGGCCCACAAGCACCCTTAGAATACTGCTCTTCCCTTGTGCAAAAGATGGATCCTGAGGCTTGGCTGTGTTCTTACTTCTGGCCCaagagagaaaaggcaTGGTGGCTAGCCTGGCGGGCTTTCAAT CTGGAGCTACACTCAATAAGCACTACTGTTAGCCAGCCGGCGCTAGCATCCATTAGATTTCAATTCTGGCGTGACACCCTCAAGGGTATCTTTGCTTCAAATTCTCAAAACCAAAACATTCCTCAACATCCCGTGGCCGTGTTACTAGCCAACATGAAGAGACATAGGCCTGTGCAGAAATACTATCTAAGCCAGTTGATTGATGTTAGG GCAAAAGctctctctcttccaccagcagcagcttctCTCGAATCTCATCTATCAATCCACTCTCCTCTTTCAACTTCTCTTTTGTTGGGACCTCTGCCgatccttcttcccccAACCCATGCTTCATCAGCCCACATCTCACATACTCTTTCTCACGTTTCTACCCTTCTGACCGTTGTATCGCTCCTCCGCAATCTCCCTATTTTGATTTCTCAAAAGAGGCAAATCAGTCTCCCTGCTGATATTTGCGAGAAGTATGGTATCATTGAAGAGGAACTATTTAGAAAGGGGGCAGAGGCTAAAGGTTTCAGAGATGCATGCTGGGAGATTGGTACTCGAGGGATGGACGAATTAATCACCGCGAGAAGAGATTTAAAGGAGACGGGCGGCAAGGTCATGCCGAACAGTGTTATGCCCATATTCCTCTCAGCA GTACCCCCAGAAAATTACCTCAAGCGTCTGGAAAAGTACGACTTTGACGTATTCCATCCTGAACTTCAAAAACACGACTGGCGACTCGCACCCAAGATCTGGTACAAATATCAGACAGGAAAGCTTTAA
- a CDS encoding Inositol/phosphatidylinositol phosphatase, putative (Similar to TIGR gene model, INSD accession AAW46802.1) — protein sequence MVFNALPLHETLNLYISPTAYIFEPASSSAGHTGVDGTLYSDEKDVRESMVVDRQTGQISLSTASHIPFGKEKVITCYGIIGILSLATTDFLLIVTSRAPSCRLLSHSIYLANDYRLLPVSPLSTSSAILEHPVEKELISLVEHGLKSSKLWFSYGWDLTNSLQRQQEIDLKLSQIGEKWPAWKRADESFFWNRFLMDKMIDVTESGEADLSRFILPIMYGSIELRSSTLNSRDLLFLLISRRSRYRAGTRYFTRGINASGHVANFNETEQIVLYDPIPENGEAYRRGRVDGRERLSFVQTRGSVPLFWAEVNNLRYKPDLQIMDYTETPQALKAHLNSMVKAYGHTYLVNLVNQKGHEQPVKEAFERYLSLVASSDPSIQEKVHYLYFDFHHECKGLKFERISLLIEKLATALEDMGWYHSVNPDSSTYAPFQPNSAETQILAKQRGVVRTNCMDCLDRTNVAQAALARWVLNRQLRKVGILSVKEGVEDHEEFMIMFRNVWADHGDTVSRAYAGTGALKSDFTRTGKRSKEGLLEDGYKSVVRYIRNNFFDGDRQDGFDILTGAWVAKRGGIPPLTDTRPLLMRSMPYILAFALTMITAALTLPRTSEMSIYSFLILWFFLAFFSGSYIWGNGTSYVSWPRLNPPLEILSYSGPGHRSPVRGRGMSFAAIVPLFDRRRRNGPGAGLLGATGGIGGRNDGRPAMYKMEESELGRRKGALID from the exons ATGGTGTTTAATGCTCTACCT CTTCACGAAACCTTGAACCTCTATATCTCCCCTACCGCTTACATCTTCGAGCCCGCTTCCTCCAGTGCTGGCCATACGGGCGTCGATGGTACTCTATATTCCGATGAAAAAGATGTAAGGGAGAGTATGGTTGTTGACCGTCAGACTGGCCAGATCAGCTTGAGCA CTGCTTCTCATATACCATTtggaaaggaaaaggtgATAACATGCTACGGTATTATCGGTATTCTCAGCCTTGCTACTA CCGACTTCCTTCTCATTGTCACTTCGCGCGCTCCTTCATGCCGTCTCCTTTCCCACTCTATCTATCTCGCAAATGATTACCGACTTCTTCCTGTTTCCCCtctctccacctcctccgCCATCCTTGAACATCCTGTGGAGAAGGAACTCATTTCTCTTGTCGAGCACGGTCTCAAATCCAGTAAACTCTGGTTTTCTTATGGTTGGGACCTTACCAATTCTTTGCAGAGGCAACAAGAGATCGATTTGAAGCTCTCGCAGATCGGAGAAAAATGGCCAGCCTGGAAACGGGCGGATGAAAGTTTCTTCTGGAACAGGTTTCTCATGGACAAGATGATTGACGTGACAGAGAGCGGCGAGGCGGATCTGAGCCGATTTATCCTTCCCATAATGTATGGCTCTATTGAGCTTCGGTCGTCAACCCTTAACTCTCGGGatctccttttccttctcatcTCTCGACGATCTCGTTACCGAGCCGGTACCAGATACTTCACTCGAGGTATCAACGCCTCCGGCCACGTCGCCAATTTCAATGAAACGGAACAAATTGTCTTGTATGACCCTATCCCGGAGAATGGAGAAGCCTACAGAAGGGGAAGGGTAGACGGTAGAGAAAGGCTGAGCTTTGTGCAGACAAGAGGGAGTGTTCCGCTCTTCTGGGCAGAGGTCAACAACTTGAGGTATAAGCCTGATTTGCAAATCATGGATTACACTGAAACA CCTCAGGCCCTCAAAGCGCATCTCAACAGTATGGTCAAGGCCTATGGCCATACATATCTTGTGAACCTTGTAAACCAAAAAGGACACGAACAACCTGTGAAGGAAGCCTTTGAGCGCTATTTGTCCCTTGTCGCTTCGTCCGATCCATCCATTCAGGAGAAGGTTCATTACCTCTACTTTGACTTTCACCACGAGTGCAAAGGTCTAAAATTTGAACGAATTTCCCTTTTGATCGAAAAGCTTGCGACAGCACTTGAGGACATGGGCTGGTACCATTCTGTCAACCCCGACTCGTCAACCTATGCTCCCTTCCAACCGAACTCTGCAGAAACCCAGATACTTGCTAAGCAAAGGGGTGTCGTCAGAACCAACTGTATGGACTGTCTCGATAGGACCAATGTCGCACAAGCGGCGCTGGCTAGATGGGTTTTGAACCGGCAGTTAAGGAAGGTCGGCATCCTGAGCGTCAAGGAAGGTGTGGAGGATCATGAAGAGTTCATGATCATGTTCCGGAATG TGTGGGCCGATCATGGTGATACCGTATCCCGAGCTTATGCAGGAACTGGTGCTCTCAAGTCTGACTTCACTCGCACGGGTAAACGATCCAAGGAGGGTCTCCTAGAAGATGGTTACAAAAGCGTGGTGAGATATATCAGGAATAACTTCTTCGACGGCGATCGTCAG GATGGTTTTGATATCCTAACTGGAGCATGGGTAGCCAAAAGAGGTGGCATCCCTCCGTTGACTGATACAAGGCCTCTTCTTATGCGCTCG ATGCCGTACATACTGGCGTTTGCTCTCACGATGATTACCGCAGCTCTCACACTCCCAAGAACTTCGGAGATGTCCATATattccttcctcatcctgTGGTTCTTCCTTGCATTCTTCTCGGGAAGCTATATTTGGGGCAAT GGTACATCGTACGTCTCCTGGCCGCGTTTGAACCCTCCACTTGAGATTCTCTCTTACTCTGGACCGGGTCATCGCTCTCCGGTGCGCGGTCGAGGTATGTCGTTCGCAGCCATTGTGCCGTTGTTCGATCGTCGACGCCGAAATGGTCCTGGAGCTGGCTTACTTGGTGCCACCGGGGGCATTGGAGGAAGAAACGATGGAAGACCTGCAATGTATAAGATGGAGGAGTCGGAGTTAGGCAGGAGGAAGGGCGCATTGATTGATTAA
- a CDS encoding Phospholipase B, putative (Similar to TIGR gene model, INSD accession AAW46882.1), whose product MSVITTTFALSLFAATALAIPSETPRIELQAERGLGDKSYAPWQVNCPTNVTWIRNATTGLGSGERAYIEAREKLVQPAIEHMMAARGLETPPRTPVIGVALAGGGYRAMLTGLGGIMSMMNESTEASESETGGWLEGVSYWSGLSGGSWATGTFMSNGGQLPTSLLENLWNIDSNLIFPDDDKVSFYTELYTETNAKSDLGFPTQITDLWGLAIGSHVLPQQYQLSNNPNLTFSSLPSVVAALGNASLPMPIIIAAEREAGELIIAENATVWEFTPYEFGSWAFGSQYKSPGAFTPIEYLGTSVNDGSPNGTCWKGFDQLSFVMGTSATLFNGAFLELNGTDSGLLTSLITAFLAELGEDQADISRIPNTFSNYNSGENPIYNLTYITLVDAGETNQNVPLEPLLIPARAVDAIVAFDASYDTDYIWPNGTALRTTYERARVLAEHENTRVLMPEVPSMNGFVNGGYNSRPTFFGCNDTTTPLIIYVPSYPWSFAANTSTYQLSYETDEANQILLNGMRSLTLNHSVPTWPTCFACALTDRSFMYTSENRSTICQECFDTWCWAGDDNTTQPAEYEPVINSVPPWLIANNLSLGVADAPASNESTPGTASSGAAKIGVSVGMVALAAGLGLMF is encoded by the exons ATGTCAGTTATCACGACCACTTTTGCACTCTCACTTTTCGCCGCCACTGCCCTCGCAATTCCTTCCGAGACTCCGCGAATTGAGCTTCAGGCGGAGAGAGGTTTGGGTGACAAGTCCTATGCTCCTTGGCAAGTTAACTGCCCCACCAATGTTACGTGGATTAGAAATGCCACT ACTGGTTTAGGTTCTGGCGAACGAGCTTACATCGAGGCTCGTGAAAAGCTTGTCCAACCTGCGATCGAACATATGATGGCTGCGCGAGGGCTCGAAACTCCTCCCCGGACACCTGTCATTGGTGTTGCCTTAGCCGGTGGTGGTTACCGTGCAATGCT TACTGGGTTAGGTGGTATCATGAGCATGATGAATGAAAGCACCGAAGCGTCCGAAAGCGAGACTGGTGGTTGGCTTGAGGGCGTAAGCTACTGGTCTGGTCTGAGCGGTGGAAGTTGGGCAACTGGGACTTTCATGTCCAATGGGGGTCAGTTGCCCACTAGTCTTCTTGAAAAT CTCTGGAACATCGATTCCAACCTCATCTTCCCTGATGATGACAAGGTTTCATTCTATACTGAACTTTACACTGAGACCAATGCCAAATCAGACCTCGGATTCCCCACTCAAATTACTGATCTTTGGGGTCTTGCCATTGGCTCGCACGTTTTGCCCCAGCAATATCAACTCTCCAACAATCCTAACCTTACTTTTTCTAGCCTTCCCTCTGTTGTTGCTGCCTTAGGAAATGCAAGCTTGCCCATGCCTATCATCATTGCAGCTGA ACGAGAGGCTGGGGAGCTTATCATTGCGGAAAACGCAACTGTCTGGGAGTTCACTCCATACGAGTTTGGTTCTTGGGCGTTTGGTAGTCAATACAAGAGCCCCGGTGCTTTCACCCCTATTGAATATCTCGGTACTTCAGTTAACGATGGCTCACCTAACGGCACTTGTTGGAAGGGCTTTGACCAATTGTC TTTTGTTATGGGAACTTCTGCAACTCTTTTCAACGGTGCCTTCCTCGAGCTTAACGGCACAGACAGCGGTCTTCTTACCAGTTTAATCACTGCCTTCCTTGCGGAGTTGGGAGAGGACCAAGCTGATATTTCCCGTATTCCAAATACTTTTTCCAATTACAACTCCGGGGAAAACCCCATTTACAACCTCACTTACATCACCCTTGTCGATGCGGGAGAAACCAACCAGAATGTTCCCCTAGAGCCTTTGCTCATCCCCGCCCGTGCCGTTGACGCGATTGTGGCGTTTGACGCATCCTACGATACAGATTATATCTGGCCAAATGGTACTGCTTTGAGGACCACTTACGAGCGAGCCAGGGTTTTAGCTGAGCACGAGAACACCAGGGTGTTGATGCCTGAGGTCCCTAGCATGAATGGCTTCGTCAACGGTGGTTACAACTCAAGGCCTACTTTCTTTGGCTGTAACGATACCACCACTCCTCTGATTATCTACGTACCATCTTATCCCTGGAGCTTTGCTGCCAACACCTCTACT TACCAACTTTCGTACGAGACTGATGAAGCCAACCAAATATTGCTCAATGGGATGCGGTCTCTCACTCTTAACCATTCTGTCCCCACCTGGCCCACTTGCTTTGCTTGTGCTCTTACCGACCGTTCCTTCATGTACACCTCGGAGAACCGATCCACCATTTGCCAAGAATGCTTCGACACTTGGTGTTGGGCTGGTGACGACAACACCACCCAGCCTGCAGAATATGAGCCCGTGATCAACAGTGTTCCTCCCTGGTTGATCGCTAACAATCTGAGTTTGGGTGTGGCCGATGCTCCTGCGAGCAACGAGTCTACTCCTGGCACAGCTTCCAGTGGTGCAGCGAAGATAGGAGTGAGCGTGGGTATGGTTGCGCTGGCAGCTGGTTTGGGCTTAATGTTTTAG
- a CDS encoding uncharacterized protein (Similar to TIGR gene model, INSD accession AAW46800.1), whose translation MLALLPLLPLLSLVLPQVAAGARSSSLPHNLHHPYRRSLKRSITSDASSINGESFDFVIAGGGVAGLTLAARLSEWSNVTVLCIEAGGDGSNYEDQIDIPGYSYLHSLTGTAYDWAYNTVPQVDALDLTKYWPRGKGLGGSGAINGLFWGRASSVEYDAWATLNPNGNETWDWQEVDKYIKKAENLTAPSADFQEKFGMVVNTSAHGDSGPIQIGFSEYIFDEVAKWIPAWETLGLSGKDLAGGSTHGAMISTSTINMQNQTRSDSKAGYIDPLPPRSNLVILTNQQVTSVIFNGSTDASGNIIASGVTFQADASSTSYSVQANKEVLLAGGVIGSPQILQLSGIGPKSLLSNLAIDTKIDLPVGYNLQDHVSFSMYWSTPQGTFTWNNLSVSSTLQSEQLAQYKSNFTGMWTYVNEAVGYPSMSDIMQSSSSASSYASTVSSAIDALVSNVTSWLNLPDNVATGLKSQYQIQQEWLNEEIGQLEIVLTLLGNGGNEIGIQVALQHPFSRGTIFINSTDPFTQPNINPDYFGVGYDIDIMGYGSDFARRLAAASPLSEVLITETAPGPTVTGDSLATYTKQKCGTEYHPLGTCSMLPKDSGGVVDTTLTVYGTSNLRVVDVSIAPLQLSAHLMATTYGIAEKGADIIKKKYWYVEPVTSSTAATATASTEATTAAIGDATDTAVTNINQNNAESGSTLSSGAKIGIGVGVGVGAAAILAGLLLFFLMRKRNQKQDEKGWYHDRQAGWNPDAAAYKEPGPAYPMADFDSHDSYASPTPAFIGNHSRNQSINTIATADLASRTPIRNSSSFSYAAGGLDVGRAASPYRDDMSEDGNGQGHVYQGPGAPAGPQATRAQQRYHPVNIR comes from the exons ATGCTCGCACTTCTCCCATTGCTCCCCTTGCTCTCCCTAGTGCTTCCTCAGGTGGCTGCCGGCGCTCGATCAAGCAGCCTTCCCCATAATCTCCACCATCCCTATCGCCGTTCCCTTAAGCGATCCATCACCTCAGACGCGTCCTCTATCAATGGCGAATCTTTCGACTTCGTGATtgctggtggtggtgtTGCTGGCTTGACTCTTGCAGCAAGATTGAGTGAATGGAGTAATGTAACCGTTTTATGTATCGAAGCCGGTGGAGACGGCTCTAACTACGAGGATCAAATTGATATCCCTG GTTACTCTTACCTCCATTCTCTGACAGGTACTGCGTATGACTGGGCATACAATACTGTTCCACAGGTAGATGCTCTCGATCTCACGAAGTATTGGCCTAGGGGGAAAGGATTGGGTGGTTCAGGTGCCATCAATGGTTTGTTCTGGGGAAGAGCAAGTTCTGTTGAGTATGATGCTTGGGCTA CTTTAAATCCCAATGGCAACGAGACATGGGACTGGCAAGAAGTCGACAAGTACATCAAGAAA GCCGAGAATCTCACCGCTCCTTCTGCGGATTTTCAGGAGAAGTTTGGTATGGTTGTTAACACATCTGCTCACGGCGACAGTGGACCCATTCAAATCGGTTTTTCCGAATATATCTTCGACGAGGTGGCAAAGTGGATTCCAGCCTGGGAAACTCTTGGATTATCTGGGAAAGATCTCGCCGGCGGCTCTACTCACGGTGCCATGATTTCTACTTCCACCATCAACATGCAGAACCAGACGCGATCCGATTCCAAGGCCGGCTACATCGACCCTCTTCCCCCAAGGTCCAACCTTGTGATTTTAACTAACCAACAGGTCACAAGCGTTATATTCAATGGAAGCACAGACGCCAGTGGAAACATCATCGCAAGTGGAGTTACTTTTCAAGCGGACGCCAGCTCGACCAGCTACTCCGTCCAGGCCAATAAGGAAGTACTTCTGGC TGGTGGAGTTATTGGCTCACCCCAGATCCTCCAGCTCTCAGGTATTGGGCCCAAAAGTCTCTTGTCTAACCTTGCCATCGACACTAAAATTGACCTGCCCGTTGGTTATAACCTCCAAGATCACGTCTCGTTCTCTATGTATTGGTCCACTCC TCAAGGTACCTTTACATGGAACAATCTGAGTGTGTCCAGCACGCTTCAGAGTGAGCAGTTGGCTCAATACAAGTCAAATTTCACCGGCATGTGGACTTACGTCAATGAAGCTGTTGGAT ACCCCTCCATGTCGGATATCATGCAGTCCAGCTCGTCAGCGTCTTCCTACGCTTCGACGGTATCCTCTGCTATCGACGCCCTGGTCTCGAACGTCACTTCCTGGCTCAATCTTCCGGACAACGTTGCTACGGGCCTTAAGTCCCAGTACCAGATCCAGCAAGAGTGGCTTAATGAGGAGATTGGCCAGCTCGAAATTGTTCTTACCCTGCTTGGTAATGGTGGCAACGAAATTGGTATTCAAGTCGCTTTGCAACACCCCTTCTCTCGAGGCACCATTTTCATCAACTCTACCGATCCTTTCACCCAGCCGAATATCAATCCAGACTACTTTGGTGTTGGTTACGACATTGATATCATGGGCTATGGCTCTGACTTCGCTAGGCGTTTGGCTGCTGCGAGTCCTTTGTCCGAAGTCTTGATTACCGAGACCGCTCCCGGACCCACTGTTACCGGTGATTCTCTTGCTACCTACACAAAGCAGAAATGTGGAACTGAATACCACCCTCTTGGCACTTGTTCCATGCTTCCCAAAGATAGCGGTGGTGTCGTTGACACTACTCTTACCGTCTATGGTACCAGTAACTTAAGAGTCGTTGACGTTTCTATTGCTCCCTTGCAGCTCTCCGCGCATTTGATGGCCACTACGTATGGTATTGCCGAAAAAGGTGCTGATATTATTAAAAAGAAGTATTGGTATGTTGAGCCTGTCACCAGCTCGACTGCAGCAACGGCTACCGCCTCGACTGAAGCCACGACGGCCGCCATAGGCGACGCCACCGACACTGCTGTCACCAACATCAATCAGAACAATGCGGAGTCTGGTAGTACCTTAAGCTCAGGTGCTAAAATCGGTATCGGAGTTGGTGTTGGTGTTGGCGCCGCTGCTATTCTCGCCGGTCTGTTGTTATTCTTcttgatgaggaagagaaacCAGAAGCAGGACGAAAAAGGATGGTACCATGATAGACAAGCAGGATGGAACCCGGATGCTGCAG CTTACAAGGAGCCTGGGCCTGCCTACCCTATGGCTGATTTTGACTCTCACGATTCTTATGCTTCCCCCACACCTGCTTTTATTGGAAACCACTCTCGCAACCAATCCATAAATACTATCGCCACGGCGGATCTTGCTTCTCGCACGCCTATACGTaactcttcttccttctcttaCGCTGCTGGCGGCCTTGATGTCGGGCGGGCTGCTAGCCCGTACAGAGATGATATGAGCGAAGACGGAAATGGACAAGGACATGTGTATCAGGGTCCTGGAGCACCCGCTGGTCCGCAAGCAACAAGGGCCCAGCAAAGGTATCACCCTGTTAACATTAGATAA
- a CDS encoding DNA processivity factor, putative; Pol30p (Similar to TIGR gene model, INSD accession AAW46804.1; functions as the sliding clamp for DNA polymerase delta) translates to MLEARVKQAVVLKKLLDAIKELVSDGNLDCTEEGISLQAMDNSHIALVALKLEASEFDEYRCDRNMPLGVNLASLTKILKCAKDTDVVTLKASDDADSLNLIFESPKEDRVGEYEMKLMDIDQEHLGIPDTQYDATVSMSSAEFARICRDLAVLGESVKIECSKEGVTFSADGEVGKGSVLLRQNAGQDRSRVKNEDEMDEDEKSDIKPKTKRGARRDPDEDDEDGQKSDVDVKPDIEGEDELQEEEEQEEGEERLKKRKAGAKKDKGNKRARKEDGEEPGVSIILERQVSLTFSLKYLTNFAKSAPLAREVTLHMSNDVPLLVQFEFEQGTLQFFLAPKIADE, encoded by the exons ATGCTGGAAGCGCGTGTAAAGCAAGCTGTAGTCCTCAAGAAGCTCTTGGATG CTATCAAGGAGCTTGTCTCTGACGGTAACCTCGACTGTACTGAGGAAGGTATC TCTCTTCAAGCCATGGACAACTCCCACATCGCCCTTGTCGCCTTAAAGCTTGAAGCTTCCGAATTCGATGAATACAGATGTGACCGAAACATGCCTCTCGGTGTCAAT CTCGCCTCTTTGACCAAGATTCTCAAGTGTGCTAAAGACACTGATGTTGTTACCCTGAAAGCCTCTGACGACGCCGATTCACTTAATCTCATATTTGAATCTCCTA AGGAGGATCGCGTTGGCGAGTACGAAATGAAGCTAATGGACATCGACCAAGAACATCTTGGAATCCCTGACACTCAATATGACGCCACCGTTTCCATGTCCTCTGCCGAATTTGCTCGGATCTGCCGTGATCTCGCTGTCCTAGGCGAGTCAGTCAAAATTGAATGCTCCAAGGAGGGTGTCACTTTTTCCGCGGACGGTGAAGTTGGAAAAGGTTCGGTTCTTCTCCGTCAAAATGCCGGTCAGGACAGAAGCAGAGTCaagaatgaagatgagatggatgaggatgaaaaATCGGATATCAAACCCAAAACAAAGCGAGGAGCCAGACGCGACCCTGACGAGGATGACGAGGACGGTCAGAAATCAGACGTTGACGTGAAGCCGGATATCGAAGGGG AGGACGAACTtcaggaggaagaagagcaggaagaaggtgaGGAGCGGCTTAAGAAACGAAAGGCGGGTGCCAAGAAGGACAAG GGCAACAAGCGAGCCAGGAAggaggatggtgaagaaCCTGGAGTGTCTATCATCCTTGAACGACAAGTCTCTCTCACATTCTCTTTGAAATACCTCACCAATTTTGCCAAATCTGCTCCCCTGGCCAGAGAAGTCACTTTGCATATGAGTAATGATGTGCCTCTTCTGGTGCAGTTTGAGTTTGAACAAGGAACATTGCAATTCTTTTTGGCGCCTAAG ATTGCGGACGAGTAA